The nucleotide sequence ACTATAAATGGGTAGAATCGACCTCCGGGCCGCCACGCAAATATTATATCCTGACCGAGCTGGGGCGTAATTCACTGGATGCTCTGAACGAAACCTGGCAGGAGCTTGCCGAATCGGTTAATTCCATCGTTGGAAAAACCGTCCAGCATACCAAGCCTGCCAACGGGACCATAGCGCCGATGTCTATGCCTGATCCTTTAAATCCTTCATCCAACGCTTAACCTATTCTCTTCCCTATCACCATGAAAAAGACCATCAGCATTAATATTAGTGGCGTCATCTTCCATATCGAGGAAGACGGTTACGACAAACTCAGAAGCTACCTGACGTCGGTACAGCAGTACTTTTCGACTTACGAAGACAGTCAGGAGATTGTGACGGATATCGAAAACCGGATTGCCGAAAAGCTTCTTGCTAAACTCAAAGCCGCCGATAAGCAGGCCGTTTCGCTCGAAGATGTCAACGAACTGGTAGCGGCCATGGGTACGGTCGCCGATTTTGAAGCCGTTGAGGAAGAAGAGATTCTCGTCAGCACCGGCGGCCGTAATTCGGCGGGTAACAGTCAGACTGGAACGGGTCGTCCCGGCGCTTCGCAATCGAGTACGGGCGGTTCCAACGCTGGTAACTTTGGTTCGAATCCGGCGGGTGATGCTGCCTTTGCGGGCCCGCGCCGACTCGTGCGTGACCTGCGTCGGAAAACCCTCGGGGGCGTTGCGGCTGGCCTGGCGCACTACTTCAATATGGATGTTGTATGGATACGGCTGATTTTAGTCGCTCTGGTTATCGGCCTGCCGGCGCTGGCTGGCGCATCGAACAACGACTTCTTTGGCGGGCTGA is from Spirosoma taeanense and encodes:
- a CDS encoding PadR family transcriptional regulator, with the translated sequence MNIENAQVQMRKGILEFCILHIISRGEVYASDMLDELTSARIMVVEGTLYPLLTRLKNAGLLDYKWVESTSGPPRKYYILTELGRNSLDALNETWQELAESVNSIVGKTVQHTKPANGTIAPMSMPDPLNPSSNA